ATGAAGAAAAAGTACAACGATTTAATAGACCTTGAAATAATACATGTTATTGACTCTATGAAACCAGGTGAAAATGTTTTACTAATTATGGCTTTAGGCAAAGGAAGAAAGGACGCCATAGATGCAGTAAAAGAAGCATTAGAACTGGTAAAACACACTACTGGTATTTGGAAGTTGGAAATACGAGATGATGGGGAATATTGGGTGGTAGCGGGAAACACGAGAGTGAAAAAGCAATGATTAAACCAGTCGGAATGAGTATAGCAGGATTAGACACGGGAAATGGAGCCGGAGGGGAAACTGACCTTAGAGTTTACGAAATGTTGGGAATTCATGGAGTTTTAGCGGTAACTGCGTTAACAGTACAGAACACTAAGGGAATAAAAGACATTAGTGTAGTTGAGGCAGATTTTCTAAGAAAGCAAATAGAAACCTTAATTGATGACTTCAACATTGAGGGTATAAAAATAGGGATGATATATACTAAGGAGCAGTTTCAAGTAGTAAGGGATCTACTGGAACCGTATTTCATAGTAGTGGATCCAGTATTATATGCTAAAGATGGGACACAATTAATAAAGGATGTTGAGGAGTACAAAAAGATAATATTGCCTATAGCTAAGGTAATCACACCAAACATAGTGGAAGCATCAGCACTGAGTGGAATTAAAATAGAAAATGAAAACGATATAATGATTTCGTGTAAAAAAATAAGGAATACATATAACATACCTTATGTTATAATCAAAGGTGGTCATGGTACAGGGAAATATAGCTTTGATTATATGTGTAGCCAAGATGGAATTCGTAAAATAGGTTATCAGAGAGTAAACATTAAAGATACGCATGGTACAGGGAGTGTCTTTGCAACGGCATTAACAGCAGAGTACATAAAAATAAAAGACGTTGAAATGGCTTTTAGAAGAGCAAGAGAGTTTGTACAGTCCTCTATAGAGTATGGGCTCAGTATAGGAAAGGGTATCGGTCCAGTTAATGTAAGTGTTGAAGTTATAAAGAAGTCCTTGAAGTATGAGGTAGTAGAGGAGATGACGAAATTCGCAGACTTTGTAGAGAATAATGAAAAGTTCTGGCTTTTAATACCTGAAGTACAGTCAAATTTAGCACATAGTATAAGACCAGAATACGTAAGAGATTTAAGAGATATTGCAACATTTAGGGGTAGAATAATTAGAAGATGGGATAGAAAAGTAATAGTGGGACATCCTGTTGTTTTCGGAAATCCTACGCACACTGCACGAATGTTACTTTCAATTATATTTAAAGGGGTAAATGGAACTTGTCTAATGAACATAAGGTTCGATGAAAAAATAGTTAATGGATTTAAACAAATTGGATATGATCAGATAGAGATCAACAGAGAAATGGAACCTAGCCATGGAGAGGGTAAAACTATGCAATGGATTATTGATTACATAAGTAATGAATATGGTAAAATACCTAATGTGATCTATGATAGAGGGGCGAAGGGGAAGGAAGCTATGATAAGATTTTGGACAAAAGATATGAATGAGATGATAGAAGCACTAAATAACTTATTAAAACTCTTGTAAGTTGATGATAAATGAATTTAGAGAGGCTACTTGAGGGGGCTAAGAATTTAGTTAGAACGGGCTGGATGCAAAATGGAATCCCGCCATCTATAGGTGAAACTGTTGCCTCACATAGTTTTGAAGCCTCAGTTTTAGCATACCTAATATCAATTGAACTTAAGAAAAAAGGAATTCAGATCGATCCAGAACACAGTGCAGTCATTGCTTTATTTCATGATGCTGGTGAAACATTACTGGGAGATTTACCACGATGGGCGAGTATGCGAATTAATAAAAGAGACGCAGAAATTGAGGCTTTTGATGAATTAGGAATAGGTAAAGAATTGTACATTGAACTTAAAGAAATGAAAACAAATGAGGCGAAAATAGCAAAACTATCAGATAGACTTTCCACTTATCTTCAAGGAATGAGATACAAACGAATGGGATATAACGTGGATGAGATAATTGCTACTTACGCAGAGGAAATAGAGAGATTACTTTCTATTGAGCCTTTAAATCAAGTAAAAGAGATAGTTAGTAAAATCATGAATAGCTTAAAAGTATAAAACAAAAATAATAGGTAGTGAAAAGATATGAAGCTAGGTCCGGGTAAAAAAGCACCAGACGAAATTAACGTATTTATTGAAATTCCAATGGGATCAAATATTAAATATGAGTATGATGAGGAAGGAGAAGTAATCAAAGTGGATAGAGTTCTATATACTTCAATGGTATATCCGTTTAATTATGGCTTTATTCCAGAGACGTTAGAGGAAGATGGGGATCCATTAGATGTATTAGTTTTAGGAAATTACTCACTAATGCCGGGTAGCGTAATTGAAGCTAGACCAATAGGCTTGGTTTACATGCGAGATGAAGAAGGGGAAGATGCAAAAGTAATAGCGGTGCCAAGAGATAAAACAGATCCAACGTTTTCTAACATAAAAGATGTTAATGATATACCAGAAGCTATAAGGAATAAGATAATACATTTCTTTGAGCACTACAAGGAATTAGAACCCGGCAAGTGGGTTAAGATAAGTGGCTGGGGAAACGCCACCGACGCCAAGGAAAGAATTAAAAAGGCAATAGAAAGAAAGAAACAAGGATGATTAAGGAAATTTTTGAAGTCTTACTCTTTTTATCGTCATTTTTTACTTCTTTATGGATAATACTGCAGATATTTTATTATAGAATTTCCTATGATAATTACTATATTGGAAATTCCTCTTCATTTAACAATGAAATGAGAAAGAAAAAAATAGATATTATAGTTGCTATAAGAAACGAGAATGAAAAAACGATCAAAGAGTTAGTAGATAATCTCTCAAATTTAGATTATGAGCATTATAGAGTGATAGTAGTATCTGATGATACTGAAGATAACTTCAAAAAAATTATAGACGCTATAGGCAAAATACCAGAGAATTTCATAATCGTAAGAAGAGAAAAAAATTATGGAAGAAAAGCTGGTGCATTAAACTTTGCTCTTACTCTCTCTAACGCAGACTTAGTGGTATTTCTAGACGCTGAAGCTAGAGTTGAAAGAGACTTCTTAAACAAAGTATCCCAATTGGAGTATGACGCAATGGCATTTAGATTGAAAATTAGAAATCCAATTACACCAATTCAAAAGATATATGCAATAACAAACGAGTTTGTAATGAATTCCTTATTTAAAGCTAGGCAAAAGTTGGGTCTACTAATCTTCGCTAATGGTTCAGCACTAGCAATAAAGAGAGACATCTTACTTAAAGTAGGCAAATGGAAAGAAAATAGAGTGACAGAAGATTTAGAACTTGGAATTCGCTTGGCTCTGAATAGCATAAGGGTAAATTATATCGATAATATTATAGTTTATACTTTAGCTCCCTATGATATTGTAGATCTATATAATCAGATTAAAAGATGGGCATATGGCTCAGCAGAGCTATTAATTTATAGCCTAAATCTATTTAAACTAGGTATAAAGGGGATTGAAGGCTTCATATATGTACAACAATGGGGTATTTATCCCTTATATTTATTAATGATTATATTAATTTTGTCGTTTCAATTTTTACTGAATATCAATTATATATATATAGTAATATCGTTATTGCCAATTGTAGTCACCAATGGGTTTTATATAGCATTAGTAAATCCTAAGGGCGATTACAGAAGTGGTCTTGTTACCATAATGGCTTCACTTATAGGATATTTAGAAGGAGTATTTAAAATAAGATTTGAATGGAAAGTTACGCCAAAAAGTTACGTTCAAAAGGAAGAAGAGATAACCAGCATAAAAATATTGGGCCTAGTCTTGGGAGTCTTTGCATACATTAATTCAATTTTCAGTAATACTTTAGCATCATTCTTGCTTATTCTGATTTCTATGGCCCTTTTACTTGTATAGCTTTGGTTCTAGACATGGATTCGGCCTCTTTCAATGCCTCCTCTGGTTTCAAACTATACTTTATAATATAGCTTTTTACCAGCTTATAACTTTCTTCACTTTGTATTATCTCCCTTGATGTTGCCAATAATTTTAAGAATAGTGCTCTTCTTTCTATTTCCCTTTTGACATCGTCTAAGTTAAGACCAGCTTCTTCTATTCTGTTTCTTAAAACTCTGGCAGAATCTAAATTAAGCGCAAAGGAATCGTTTTTCGGATCCCAACTAACTACCCTTCTATAGTCATTCCAACTAACTATTTCATCTATAGCAACAACACGCCTTCTTAGCACTATCTTTTCTCCTATATATACTGGCAATCTTCTAATAGTCATTACGATATTCATCATGGGTATCCACTCTTGTGGAATGTTAAGAGGTTCGTTCATAAGCCTCTTTATTGCGGAATCGGTATTGTACGCGTGAAATGTTGTAGCACCA
The nucleotide sequence above comes from Sulfolobus tengchongensis. Encoded proteins:
- a CDS encoding HD family hydrolase gives rise to the protein MNLERLLEGAKNLVRTGWMQNGIPPSIGETVASHSFEASVLAYLISIELKKKGIQIDPEHSAVIALFHDAGETLLGDLPRWASMRINKRDAEIEAFDELGIGKELYIELKEMKTNEAKIAKLSDRLSTYLQGMRYKRMGYNVDEIIATYAEEIERLLSIEPLNQVKEIVSKIMNSLKV
- the ppa gene encoding inorganic diphosphatase; translated protein: MKLGPGKKAPDEINVFIEIPMGSNIKYEYDEEGEVIKVDRVLYTSMVYPFNYGFIPETLEEDGDPLDVLVLGNYSLMPGSVIEARPIGLVYMRDEEGEDAKVIAVPRDKTDPTFSNIKDVNDIPEAIRNKIIHFFEHYKELEPGKWVKISGWGNATDAKERIKKAIERKKQG
- the thiD gene encoding bifunctional hydroxymethylpyrimidine kinase/phosphomethylpyrimidine kinase, with protein sequence MIKPVGMSIAGLDTGNGAGGETDLRVYEMLGIHGVLAVTALTVQNTKGIKDISVVEADFLRKQIETLIDDFNIEGIKIGMIYTKEQFQVVRDLLEPYFIVVDPVLYAKDGTQLIKDVEEYKKIILPIAKVITPNIVEASALSGIKIENENDIMISCKKIRNTYNIPYVIIKGGHGTGKYSFDYMCSQDGIRKIGYQRVNIKDTHGTGSVFATALTAEYIKIKDVEMAFRRAREFVQSSIEYGLSIGKGIGPVNVSVEVIKKSLKYEVVEEMTKFADFVENNEKFWLLIPEVQSNLAHSIRPEYVRDLRDIATFRGRIIRRWDRKVIVGHPVVFGNPTHTARMLLSIIFKGVNGTCLMNIRFDEKIVNGFKQIGYDQIEINREMEPSHGEGKTMQWIIDYISNEYGKIPNVIYDRGAKGKEAMIRFWTKDMNEMIEALNNLLKLL
- a CDS encoding glycosyltransferase family 2 protein codes for the protein MIKEIFEVLLFLSSFFTSLWIILQIFYYRISYDNYYIGNSSSFNNEMRKKKIDIIVAIRNENEKTIKELVDNLSNLDYEHYRVIVVSDDTEDNFKKIIDAIGKIPENFIIVRREKNYGRKAGALNFALTLSNADLVVFLDAEARVERDFLNKVSQLEYDAMAFRLKIRNPITPIQKIYAITNEFVMNSLFKARQKLGLLIFANGSALAIKRDILLKVGKWKENRVTEDLELGIRLALNSIRVNYIDNIIVYTLAPYDIVDLYNQIKRWAYGSAELLIYSLNLFKLGIKGIEGFIYVQQWGIYPLYLLMIILILSFQFLLNINYIYIVISLLPIVVTNGFYIALVNPKGDYRSGLVTIMASLIGYLEGVFKIRFEWKVTPKSYVQKEEEITSIKILGLVLGVFAYINSIFSNTLASFLLILISMALLLV